TCGTCCAAGCGGTTATTGGAGTGCCCTACGAGAATGCGACGTGGGAGACACTTCAATCTGAAGTGAAGGGCTTTTTCGACGGAGCCGATGGAACTCTTTCTATCAACCTCATATTCAGTGAAAAGGCAGTTACCGTCCTCCCCGATCGATTCCCCGCTCTGATTGGAAATCAATCAGCAGACGTCACCGTCAGATCGATTCCAGAGGTTGCACTCTCCTTTGATGTAGTCGATACCGGAGAGACGACGATCGACATCCCACACCCAGTGTCCGGTGGGGATCGAATTGGCGTGGTCGGGATCAAAGATTCGCAGGTCGTCGCTGAGTTCGAGCAGTACTTCCAACAACTCTGGGCCACTGCTGATCCCCTCGTTAAGTAAAACAGAGAGGTAAAACCACGTAATCCGGTTGGAGTCATAGACAGAGGGAGAACATAGGACAGAGTGACTATTTCAAAATACGAGAATTAGCTCTATGCATTGAGATGGCCGACCTCAACTTCTGTCAGCCATTGGTGTCCCAGAGGTTCGGCGTCTGAATTTCTACAAACCACCTAATCACTGACAAACCGGTTCAAGAAATTGATATTATAGTTAACGTGGTTACCGATACTCCGAAATCGTTCGGTATGGCACATAGAATCCGATGTCGTCAATCCAGGCTGATAGCCATTCATCAGCGGTTGGTTCATTGATCTTCCCAGCGTCAATCGCGGCCAGCAGAACGCCGACCGAACCGACGACAGTCACGCCCTGTTCTTTCGCGAATGACCGGGCGTCCCCATCGTCGGTCAGCAGCCGTCCGTGGTGTGCGTCCGCCACAGCGAACGCCTGTGCTTCACCGGGATCGAGATGACTACTGACCACTGCTTCACGGTTTGCGACCGTTTCGGAGATTGTTGCTACAGGAATTTCCACGTCGAGTGTATCGAGTGCTGACTGGAGATATGGATGTCCGTCAACGCCGGCACGAAGCTCCTTACGCACGACCGGGACCGTACAGATCTCGGAAAGATTTTCAATCACCCACAACTGGTCGATGTAGGCGAAATTCGAGAGAACGGTCGTGTTGAGGACGCTTGGATGGACTGGAATATCGTTGCCTGTCATTTCGTGTGTGACTTCTCGTCACCCTTCGAATCGTCACTAAATTCGAGTTCTGCCGCAGCTTCAGCCTCGTAGGCCGCATCCTCTTCATCTTCAAGCCCAAAACGGAGTTCGAGGCCGTGTTCACGGAGAATGTCTCGCATCGTCCAACGATCGACAGCAGCGAGTCTCGCCGCATCACCGAGGGTAACACGCTCATGCTCGTACAGGGCAACCGCAGCCGCAATGCGCTCGTTCTCATGGTCTTCGAAGTATTCACGGACGAACTCCCGAAGAGCGTCGCTTTTCCCACCAAATACACCCGCCTCAACAGTTCCTTCAATGAGAAGGTCGAGGTCGTCTGGGTATGAGCCGGTGATTCGGGCCATCTGTCTTCCCAGGCCTACGTCTTCATACTATTTATGAACTTCGCCAACTCAAAGCGAATTCCTCCTATGCATTGAGAGCACCAGTCACAACTTCTGATGTAGCGAAGTGAATATCTTTAATGACGATATAGATTCATACTACTAGCTGAAAGAAAGTCATGACTGACGATCACACCAAACGAACCCACCACAACCATGGCGAACAAACCAAAGAATCAGTAACCGAAGTTGACCGGCTAGGGGCCAAGACACGGGCAGCAGACGCCAACCGAGACTACGATGAGTGTCCGCAGTGCGGTCGGGAGTTTCTCGGAGTCAATATGGCTAGGAATGGTGACTTAGCGTTCATTCACGACGATGACAAGAAGTGCACGAAAGAGACGGATGTCGACCACGTCTATCTCAAAATGGACGGACTAGAACTCACTCAACAGCAGTCTAAGCGAGCCCGAGATGTACTTGAACAGGTCAAAAACGGGGACGCGACACACGCAACCGATCTTATTGATGAGTGGAAGGGTGCACCCCCAGATTATACGCTGGAACGGATGGCTAATGTCGATGGACGAGGAGAAGTTGGGACAGTCTATGGGTGGATTTCAGTAAGCGACATTGCGGGAACAGATCCAGAGTTAACAGGACGGTTTGAGAAAGGGCGCATAGAAAGTGTGCTCCAGCTAATGATCGATGGCCAGTACCGCCCTGAACATGTGGAGAACCATGGAATGCCCCATTACCGGGAAATCTGTGGCGATCTTTACGTCGGCTCTGATGGGAACCACCGGTCGATAGCCTGCAAGGCCATCGGGATTGACAAAATATACGCTCAGATAACGGAGTACGACGTCAATGAAACAGAGTACCAGCGCTGGAAAGCCCGTCGTGACGGTGAACTCGTGGACACCATGGTATCCGATACTTCTAGGGGTCCAAGCGATCCCCCCGAACACCACACCGACCTCCTTCGAGAGGTACTGGCTGCCGTTGGTAGTGCATGCCCACCGACGACCAACCTTGATGAACTCGTGTATACGCCCGACAGCGATGTGTGTGATACCTGTGGCCGTTCCAGCCATTACCTATTCGACTACGTTGTTGAAGATCCTCGAAACGTCCTCGGTGTCGAGGAGACCGTACTTATCGGCGAATTCGCGCACGTAACGGTCGATTGCGCCCTCCGAAAGCTCGATTTCGCCGTCGACCTTGAGGTCGCGCACTTCGCGCTCGCCAGCCGGGTCGAGCGCCGCGAGCAGCCGCAGACGGCCACCTCTGGGGGGCGAACTCCCCAATAATTTCCCAATAGAAACTCAGCCGTCCGACAAACTTATTACCGATTGTGTATAATCTGTAAACACGCGGCTTAGCTATGTCACGAACAGCTTCACAACAGGAAGGAGAAATCATTCGCGACTTCCTCTCGATCGCCGATCTCCTCGAACAGCCCCAGCTCGCCCGTATCTACGCATATCTCTACCGTGAGGGTGAGGCGACCGTCAGCGAACTCATCGACGTGCTCGATCTCTCACAAGGAACTGCCTACACTTACGTGAACCAGCTCACCGATACTGGTGTTCTCACTCCCACTACAGACACCCAACCCCAACGGTACGCAGCCGTCGAGATCAAACTCACCCTGACCGTCAGCGACGATCGTGAATACACCATCTCACCCGCTCTCATTGCCGCAGTCGCACGCCGGACGACCGACGACACCATCGACTCGTATATCAATCGTCACGGCGTTCACGGCCTCGCAACCGCGCTCTCCCACACCCTCGCTCGCGAGCATGGCGAGACAACTCATCGGCTCGTGGCCGACGATCTTGATATCTCGGAGCTCGAAGCGGAGGTGATTCTCCAAGCGCTTCGGCCCGTTGTTCATGAGCACTTCTCGGTCGAAGATTCTGGGGCGTCGCTAGCGGACGTGGCTGACGCCGAGAATCTTGACGTGTGAGCGCGCTCCACATCGCGGATACAGGCTTTTTCGTTGCTCTTGGAGCACCGTCGAACGATCGCTACCAGCGAGTACGGACTTTCGCCAAACGCAACGAGATCGTCTTTATGGTCCCGAAACGCATCTATGAGGAGTTGACCGGGGCTGATGACAGCGAAATTGTCGAAGCGGAAGCGATTCCAATCGATGTTGCTATTGACGACGGCTGGGTTCGTGTTGCAGAGCCGTTGGAGTACACGAATCCAGTAGTCTCAAAGACGATGGACGGCATTCAACGCTATATTGCGAACGCCGACGATCGACCGGCCGACGAGATCGAACGTGCCGACCCAGCTCTCGGTGCGCTTGCTGTACAAGCGCTCAGTTCGGGTGATGTGACTCACGCTTACATCTACACGACCGATATCGCTGCTGGCGAAGGGGCAGAGACAGTCTTAGCGAGTGAGGGCTATGGAGACGCGGTGACGTTCGTCAACGGCTTCAAATTCGTCGAGGATCTTGTCGGAGACGCCTGATCGAAGAATTCTGTTTGAGAAGCAGACCGACCGTCCTACTGATATTGCATGGTGTACTCGGACACCCTAATCGTATCGCGATTCAGTATATAAAGAATGGAGGCTTTCTGGCCGGTGTCGAAAACCACTGTTTTTGAAACCACAATATACGACTACCGAGAGAGAAACACACATACGTCTCGCAGTCGTTCTACAAGAAGATGGCAGTGACACCCGATATGCAGTCGGCTGCATCCGTTGATTGCTGAGCGAAAATCAATCAACGTGACTGACCGTTCAGCTATGTAGTCGAGACTTGCTGGCGTACTAGCCCGATTCGTCATCCATATCTCCTTCCGAAATATGGGCTGGTGAGATTGGTTTCGTCGTCCGTCACCTCTGAGAAATCCGCTTGTCTAGTTTCAGATGGTTGTAGAGATTCTCTCCAGGCGAATTGATAATAGTTATTTGTGATCTATGTGGCCATTCGTACATGGAGATCACTGGCATCGAGCAGTATCACCTCGCCTACGACCTCGATGGTAGCCACGACCCGACGTGGGTGCCGGGCTATCCACAGGGCAGCCACGAATGCGAACTGTTCGAAATCAAAACTGATGAAGGCATCACCGGCATCACGGCGAGTCCGTCCATTCCCGGCGGGTTCGACTACGGTGACACTCTTCGATTGCTCCTGCTCGGTGAGGATCCCCACGACGTTGCTCGCATCCGCCGGAAGCTCGCTTCGCTCGACCTCCTCGGCCCGCGGCCGTGGCACATCGAGGTCGGACTCTGGGACATTATCGGCAAGGACGCCGGTAAGCCCGTTCACGAGGTGCTCGGCGGGACGAGCCAAGAGATTCCGGCGTACGCCAGCACCAGCGAGGTCCAGCCGGCCGACGAGCGCATTGCATACGTCGAAGACCGACTCGATGAAGGGTTCGAGGCGGTGAAGCTCCGCATTACCGCCCGCGAGGACGTCAAAATTGTCCGAGAAGTGCGTGAGGCGTTTCCGGATCTCACGCTAATGGTCGATGCGAACAAGGGCTGGGCGATTCGCGCCATCGAGGAGGAAGAACAGTGGTCGTTTGCAGAGGCGCTCGCGGTCGCACGCGATCTCGAACCGTTCGACATCGGGTGGCTCGAAGAGCCGCTGCCGCGACACGACTACCGCGGGTACGCCCGGCTCCGCGACCGCACCGACGTTCCGATTGCGGGTGGCGAGTTCAACGACGGGCCACACGAGGTCCGGGAGCTCCTGCGCCACGACGCGGTTGATGTCCTCCAGCCTGACGCGATGCTCGCTACCGGCATCCAAGAAGGGGCGGCAATCGCAGCGAGCGCCCACGAACAGGGTATCAGGTTCATCCCCCACACCTGGACCAATGGCGTCGGCTTCGCCGCAAATCTCCACATGATGACCGCCGCACGCTCGCCGTGGTGTGAGTTCCCGATGGAGCCGCCGTGGACGCCCGACGTGCGCGATTTCCTCCTAACTGACACCATCGACCACGACGGGGGCACGGTTACACCACCCGATGGGCCCGGACTGGGGATAGAACTAGACCGGAGCGTTCTCGACGAGGCAGAGTAGCGCTACGGTCAGGGAATCGGCTCGGCAACGCCATCTGTAGTGTCCGCCAAAGATTTCGTCGGCGGTATCTGCCCGGCGATCAACCAGGTGAGATAAAACTTGATCTGGACGATGCTAACCGGATATGTAAGCGAGTTGTTGACCACAGCATGGACACCGGCTTGGTTGCCGAGCAGTTCGAGATCAGTCGGCGGCGGGTCCAGCAACTCGCCAAAACCTACCGCGGGACTGGAGAGATCTCACAGCTGGAGACGCCTGGTCGCAGTCCCTACGCGGACTATCCCAACGACCTCGAAGACCGTGTACTCGACGTACGCCAGCGCCTCGGCGCTGGCGCAGTCGTCATCGCCCACGTCCTCCGCGTCAGGGACGGTCTCTCGATCGCTAACAATCGCGTCCACCAGATTCTCCAGGAGCACGACCACGTGACCGAGAATCCTACCAAGCAGGGCCGCAAGCGGCCGTGGGTTCGCTTCGAGCGTGAGAATGCGGCGGTGACGGTCCACCTGGACTGGTATCGCAACGACCGCGGACAACAGGTGCTGGCCGTCGAAGACGACGCCTCGCCGCGCGTCTTCGACATGATCGAGACTGACAGCAGTTCAGCTATTCAAGCCGTCGAACTCCTCGAAAGCGTTGACGAGGAGTTCGACAGTCCTGTGCCGATCTTGGAGGTGATCACCGACCACGGATCGGAGTTCGTCAATCCTCGTCAAGATGATCGTCCGTGTCTCGATCACGAGTTCGAACGCTATCTTGCCGAGAATGATATTGAGCACACGCTCTGTAAGGTTGGGCGGCCACAGTCCAACGGGAAGATCGAGCGGTTCTTCCAGACCTACGAGAAACACCGCGAGCGGTTCGGAACTCTCGACGAGTTCCTCACCTTCTACAACGAGGAGCGCCCGCACATGAGCCTTGATTGGGACACGCTGGAAGCGCCAGCTGAGGCGTTCGAGCGGTTGGTGCCATCGCCAGCGAAGAGCGGTGGCGATCTGCTCGCAACCGAGGTGACCGTCGATGGATGACCGACGAAATCTTTACCGGACAGCACAATAGTACAACTGTCGCCGAGCCGTATTTAGGCGACAGGTTGGGTTGCGGGTTGTTCTTCGCGTGGAACAGCTAGTCTCTCGGCATCAGCGACCGCATGGCCGAAGAGGTGGGAGATCACGAGGTTCATGTAGAACCCAACGAACAGACCAGCGATGGCTCCGAGGATCGGCACGAGACCGATCACACCCATGACGAGACCTGCGGCAAAGCTCACGAGGATGGCACGAAGCCAACCACTGACGTAGCGCCGGCTGGTGAGAACCGGTCGGAGGTTGTCCAGCTTGAAAGCGGCACCGACACGTTCCTCGCGTGCGAACACGGTGGTCGCAGCAGGGAGGCTGTAGGCCGCTGCCAGATACGCAATGGCACTCACGATGATGCCGACCATCTGCAGAGTGCCTGAGAGCACAGCAAGGCTGAGCCCGAACAGGACGATCGGGGCGAAGAGATATCCAATCGCGATGGCGAATCCTTTGAGGCCATCGACTGCGAGTTTTCCCCAGTCGTCGAACTGGGGAAGTTCGTCATCGCCCAGCGTCGTGTGTCGAAGCACGCGGATCCCGTAGCCTCCAAGAATGAAGGCAGGAACAATGAGAACGCTGAGCAGACTCAGCACGCCGCCGATCAGGACGGTTTTTAGTACGTGGTCGCTCTCTCGCGGATAGTTGATTGCTGCTGATAGCATTTGGTTTCTCCTGTGACTACGATTGACCTGATCGGATCCAGTCTCCCTCCCAAGGGCGAATCTGACACCGCAGACAATTATAGCAATTCTAACTAGTACTCACAAGTATATAACTGTTGTTGTAACTGTCGCTAATCTATGCTAATAGCTGCCGAAATTTGATTACTAGTAAATAGGTGATGAGTGGGGTAGCAGCAACGGTTTTCTCCCCCGAAGACCTAGAGAAGATGGAATACAGGGGCTGTACGCTCTCGTCGTCAGCATTCGACGCTTCACTGTATTCCTCCCTCCCCTTTATTCCAAAAATTTGACATCAAATTTTCAAAGCTGTTCTACTCAGGTGAGCAACCGTCCGTTCACGGGGATTTGTCGCGTAGATGGGTCTGATAGCTCCTTCCGGTTGAGACGCGAATTGAAAACCAACTGATAGTTTTGCATACTGGTTCCACCCTCTCGTGTGTGATTTTTGTGAGGACTTCTGCATCATCGCCCTGCTGGATAGAGAGGCTGTAGTCATCAAAGGTGCCATGATGGATCCACCTAACCGATTTCTGTTGCCATAGGACCTAAGACGATGGATAGTGCCCTCTTATTGACTCAATGGATCAGTTTCTTCGTCTTCGTTGACGTCCAGCGAACTCATGATGAGGTTTTTGTGTGCTCGGCGGACTCGCTCAGACAACGCTTGATGAGAGATATCGAGGTTTTCGGCAAGTTCCTGGGCACTCATATCCCGGGGAATATCGTAGTATCCCTTCTCGGCAGCCTCGATGAGGGTGTCGTGCTGTTGTTCAGTGAGGTCGTATCGGGCCTGTTCGATTCCGTCAACTCCATAGATACGTTTCACGTCGAGCGTGAACTCGCTTTCTTCGGCGTACTCGCCCGTCGCTGAAAGTCCGCTTCGCTCGGGAAAGAGCACGCGGAGATGCCACTCGCCGTCAGTCGCGATGGCCTCCTGAACAGTCGCGTCGTGGCCATTGACCATGTACCCAACGACTTGGGCAGTATCGTCCCACACCAGCCGATAGAAGCACTCCTCGTCCGTCTCGCCGAACAGTTCGACCTCTTCGACGCTCGGATCGGCTTCGAGTATCTCGGTTAATCCTTCGAGTTCTCCGTGCTTCACTCGCACGAATGGCACTACCTGGGTCGTGTTGTGGGCGACAACGCGATCGATGTTGAACGTCAGCTCCGGCCGGCGTTCGAGTGTCTCGGCAAGCGCGAATTCCTCTGCCGGGATACTGAACTCTGCAATGACCGACATGAGAGTCTCCAACCGGGGCTTGCATGAGAAGGTTACGGGTTTATACTGTAGAGTTCTCATACGGCAATTCGACCTCGAGAGCACCTCAGTACCGTCTGAATCATAGCCCCGGGGTGCCAATCAGTCGCAGGCTTGGAAACGATCTCCCTCAATACGGGGTTTGCGCGCCGAAACCGCGCCGGTTATGGTTTCCGGCCAGCAGATTCGGCAATGAGAGCGGT
This genomic interval from Halococcus sediminicola contains the following:
- a CDS encoding DUF7436 family protein: VQAVIGVPYENATWETLQSEVKGFFDGADGTLSINLIFSEKAVTVLPDRFPALIGNQSADVTVRSIPEVALSFDVVDTGETTIDIPHPVSGGDRIGVVGIKDSQVVAEFEQYFQQLWATADPLVK
- a CDS encoding twitching motility protein PilT, whose amino-acid sequence is MTGNDIPVHPSVLNTTVLSNFAYIDQLWVIENLSEICTVPVVRKELRAGVDGHPYLQSALDTLDVEIPVATISETVANREAVVSSHLDPGEAQAFAVADAHHGRLLTDDGDARSFAKEQGVTVVGSVGVLLAAIDAGKINEPTADEWLSAWIDDIGFYVPYRTISEYR
- a CDS encoding UPF0175 family protein is translated as MARITGSYPDDLDLLIEGTVEAGVFGGKSDALREFVREYFEDHENERIAAAVALYEHERVTLGDAARLAAVDRWTMRDILREHGLELRFGLEDEEDAAYEAEAAAELEFSDDSKGDEKSHTK
- a CDS encoding winged helix-turn-helix domain-containing protein; amino-acid sequence: MSRTASQQEGEIIRDFLSIADLLEQPQLARIYAYLYREGEATVSELIDVLDLSQGTAYTYVNQLTDTGVLTPTTDTQPQRYAAVEIKLTLTVSDDREYTISPALIAAVARRTTDDTIDSYINRHGVHGLATALSHTLAREHGETTHRLVADDLDISELEAEVILQALRPVVHEHFSVEDSGASLADVADAENLDV
- a CDS encoding mandelate racemase/muconate lactonizing enzyme family protein, with the translated sequence MEITGIEQYHLAYDLDGSHDPTWVPGYPQGSHECELFEIKTDEGITGITASPSIPGGFDYGDTLRLLLLGEDPHDVARIRRKLASLDLLGPRPWHIEVGLWDIIGKDAGKPVHEVLGGTSQEIPAYASTSEVQPADERIAYVEDRLDEGFEAVKLRITAREDVKIVREVREAFPDLTLMVDANKGWAIRAIEEEEQWSFAEALAVARDLEPFDIGWLEEPLPRHDYRGYARLRDRTDVPIAGGEFNDGPHEVRELLRHDAVDVLQPDAMLATGIQEGAAIAASAHEQGIRFIPHTWTNGVGFAANLHMMTAARSPWCEFPMEPPWTPDVRDFLLTDTIDHDGGTVTPPDGPGLGIELDRSVLDEAE
- a CDS encoding integrase core domain-containing protein, whose amino-acid sequence is MDTGLVAEQFEISRRRVQQLAKTYRGTGEISQLETPGRSPYADYPNDLEDRVLDVRQRLGAGAVVIAHVLRVRDGLSIANNRVHQILQEHDHVTENPTKQGRKRPWVRFERENAAVTVHLDWYRNDRGQQVLAVEDDASPRVFDMIETDSSSAIQAVELLESVDEEFDSPVPILEVITDHGSEFVNPRQDDRPCLDHEFERYLAENDIEHTLCKVGRPQSNGKIERFFQTYEKHRERFGTLDEFLTFYNEERPHMSLDWDTLEAPAEAFERLVPSPAKSGGDLLATEVTVDG
- a CDS encoding DUF4013 domain-containing protein, with amino-acid sequence MLSAAINYPRESDHVLKTVLIGGVLSLLSVLIVPAFILGGYGIRVLRHTTLGDDELPQFDDWGKLAVDGLKGFAIAIGYLFAPIVLFGLSLAVLSGTLQMVGIIVSAIAYLAAAYSLPAATTVFAREERVGAAFKLDNLRPVLTSRRYVSGWLRAILVSFAAGLVMGVIGLVPILGAIAGLFVGFYMNLVISHLFGHAVADAERLAVPREEQPATQPVA
- a CDS encoding bacterio-opsin activator domain-containing protein → MSVIAEFSIPAEEFALAETLERRPELTFNIDRVVAHNTTQVVPFVRVKHGELEGLTEILEADPSVEEVELFGETDEECFYRLVWDDTAQVVGYMVNGHDATVQEAIATDGEWHLRVLFPERSGLSATGEYAEESEFTLDVKRIYGVDGIEQARYDLTEQQHDTLIEAAEKGYYDIPRDMSAQELAENLDISHQALSERVRRAHKNLIMSSLDVNEDEETDPLSQ